A stretch of Amycolatopsis balhimycina FH 1894 DNA encodes these proteins:
- a CDS encoding aKG-HExxH-type peptide beta-hydroxylase: MCRQDVTGVCPFWVHLGHVHCLAAAAAVHAGADFEAELPIWQGNVSLPTLGMVRLRTGEAFGVAQVSGGSGGVFFRNRHTEVRLPDDLSVETAGWQPVRRVTSWCGDRRLSIRLDDVDPYRGLYEPIPPRRLTALEVESWRTVVDGAWQLLATHLPGLAETLPVGLESLVPAPAVAFRLPSASTGEAFGSAIVAYGTDPEPLAAALVHEFHHIRLGGVQHLATLHDDDRRERLYAPWRDDPRPIGGVLHGIYAFFGVTAFWRALSAAEPAHELAAFEFALWRTAVWRTLRAVHEDESLTPTGRRFLDGIAAELAPWREEPVPAEPAAWATTAALDHYATWRLRHLRPDARTVSALADAWRRGESWPNLGRLPEPRMPTPVPDGGWADTRTDLIRLRLGRDRKSFGDNGPMVPGVTSADLALVAGTHEQAADGYRDLLAVDPDVPSALVGLGLALAAHATGPAARALLHRPELVRAVHRELRTNTDSTPAVEVIAGWIGRFTH, encoded by the coding sequence TTGTGCCGCCAGGACGTGACCGGCGTCTGCCCGTTCTGGGTCCACCTCGGCCACGTGCACTGCCTGGCCGCGGCGGCTGCTGTGCACGCCGGCGCCGACTTCGAAGCCGAACTTCCCATCTGGCAGGGGAACGTGTCACTGCCGACGCTCGGTATGGTCCGGCTCCGCACAGGTGAGGCGTTCGGGGTGGCACAGGTTTCCGGCGGGAGTGGCGGCGTCTTCTTTCGGAACCGGCACACCGAGGTCCGCCTGCCGGACGACTTGAGCGTCGAAACCGCGGGCTGGCAACCAGTCCGCCGAGTCACGAGCTGGTGCGGTGACCGGCGGCTTTCGATCAGGCTCGACGACGTGGATCCCTATCGCGGGCTGTATGAACCGATTCCCCCCAGGCGTCTCACGGCACTGGAGGTCGAGTCCTGGCGAACTGTCGTCGACGGCGCGTGGCAGCTGCTGGCGACCCACCTGCCGGGTTTGGCCGAGACGTTGCCGGTCGGTCTCGAATCGCTGGTGCCGGCCCCGGCGGTAGCCTTCCGGCTGCCGAGTGCGTCGACGGGGGAAGCGTTCGGCAGCGCGATCGTCGCCTACGGCACGGACCCCGAGCCACTCGCGGCCGCACTCGTCCACGAGTTCCACCACATCCGGCTCGGCGGCGTGCAGCACCTCGCCACCTTGCACGACGACGATCGCCGGGAACGGCTGTACGCACCTTGGCGGGACGATCCCCGGCCCATCGGCGGCGTGCTGCACGGGATCTACGCGTTCTTCGGGGTCACCGCGTTCTGGCGGGCGTTGTCGGCTGCCGAGCCGGCCCATGAGCTGGCTGCCTTCGAGTTCGCGCTGTGGCGTACCGCGGTCTGGCGCACCCTGCGCGCGGTGCACGAAGACGAAAGCCTCACTCCCACCGGACGTAGGTTCCTCGACGGGATCGCGGCCGAGCTGGCACCGTGGCGGGAGGAACCGGTGCCCGCCGAACCGGCCGCGTGGGCGACGACGGCGGCGCTCGACCACTACGCGACCTGGCGCCTCCGTCACCTGCGCCCGGACGCACGGACTGTCTCGGCCCTCGCCGACGCTTGGCGCCGCGGGGAGTCGTGGCCCAATCTCGGCCGGTTGCCCGAACCACGCATGCCGACTCCTGTCCCGGACGGTGGCTGGGCCGACACCCGGACCGACCTGATCCGGCTGCGGCTGGGCCGGGACCGGAAATCGTTCGGCGACAACGGCCCCATGGTCCCCGGGGTGACAAGCGCAGATCTGGCGTTGGTGGCCGGTACCCATGAACAGGCAGCGGACGGCTACCGGGACCTGCTGGCCGTGGACCCCGACGTCCCGTCCGCGCTGGTCGGTCTCGGGCTCGCCTTGGCGGCGCACGCCACCGGCCCCGCGGCACGTGCCCTGCTGCACCGTCCGGAACTGGTCCGGGCAGTGCACCGCGAACTCCGCACGAACACCGACTCGACACCGGCAGTCGAGGTCATCGCCGGGTGGATCGGCCGGTTCACCCACTGA
- a CDS encoding effector-associated domain 2-containing protein, which yields MPMDSAAHHKTIVALDTVGRADSGRAAHPLVEHEGFWELLRTSFVNADVPWHVLFPKNTGEGVVIQLPDQVARTDLLACLPDCMLAGVQRYNAVHAERMHVQLRAAFHAGEVCSGRHGEVVDAATHTLRLAEASETKKVLKHSGAALALILSDSFYKDVVRAGSAADVPPYRRIQVSFSETTTEAWLRLFGPAVIGFPVRELLSTATGPALPALVEALLAVPCVRGSESRRLLLELFPRRDIADIVPYHAEDRLHVIALARTCRRFTRGLADLLDVIRLLEPESRQVAALAVLIDGG from the coding sequence ATGCCCATGGACTCGGCCGCACACCACAAGACGATCGTGGCACTGGACACCGTCGGTCGCGCCGACTCCGGGCGCGCGGCGCACCCCCTGGTCGAGCACGAGGGTTTCTGGGAACTGCTGCGAACATCGTTCGTGAACGCCGACGTTCCCTGGCATGTCCTTTTTCCGAAGAACACCGGCGAGGGCGTAGTGATCCAGCTGCCCGACCAGGTGGCGAGGACGGATCTGCTGGCTTGTCTACCCGACTGCATGCTGGCCGGGGTGCAGCGCTACAACGCCGTGCACGCCGAACGAATGCACGTGCAGTTGCGCGCGGCATTCCACGCCGGGGAAGTTTGCTCGGGGCGTCACGGCGAGGTCGTGGACGCGGCCACTCACACCTTGCGTTTGGCGGAGGCGTCCGAGACGAAGAAGGTACTGAAACACTCGGGTGCCGCGCTGGCGCTGATCCTGTCGGATTCGTTCTACAAGGACGTCGTGCGGGCCGGTTCGGCGGCGGACGTCCCGCCCTACCGCCGGATTCAGGTTTCCTTCAGCGAAACGACGACGGAAGCCTGGCTGCGTTTGTTCGGCCCCGCCGTAATCGGGTTCCCGGTTCGGGAATTGCTGTCAACGGCGACGGGCCCGGCCTTGCCGGCCTTGGTGGAGGCGTTGCTGGCAGTGCCGTGCGTCCGCGGTTCGGAAAGCCGCAGGCTCCTGCTGGAACTGTTCCCCCGCCGGGATATCGCGGACATCGTTCCCTACCATGCGGAAGACCGGCTCCACGTGATCGCGCTGGCAAGGACGTGCCGGCGGTTCACTCGCGGTCTCGCCGACCTTCTGGACGTGATCCGGCTGCTGGAGCCGGAATCCCGCCAAGTCGCCGCGCTTGCCGTGCTCATCGACGGTGGGTGA
- a CDS encoding AAA family ATPase — translation MNEEKRPESSPDWWIYQGTGRPLDDISLADLLPPAPPWRAFTGGPLSEEEVVPPDEGEADRRLGSEHRLTARHVDPHEIDMVNAALYLRRPLLVTGRPGSGKSSLAYRVARELRLGRVLRWPITSHTTLKAGLYSYDAIGRAQAAGARAVTDRREGDQEPPIGEYLRLGELGTVFLPRRQPRVLLIDELDKSEADLPNDLLSLFEDGEFAIPELVRMRSRSREVEVFTADPDATATVADGRVRCAAFPFVVITSNGDRDFPPAFLRRCLRLEIQDPDIEQLSAMVAAHALDPSDTHRSRIIEEFVSRSEAYGGLPVDKLLEAVYLATSGAYHEEGDSWPRLMDALWRQLNSVVP, via the coding sequence ATGAACGAGGAAAAGCGTCCTGAGTCGTCGCCGGACTGGTGGATCTACCAAGGTACCGGCCGGCCGCTCGACGACATTTCACTGGCAGACCTGCTTCCGCCGGCGCCACCGTGGCGGGCGTTCACCGGCGGCCCCCTGTCGGAGGAGGAGGTCGTACCGCCGGACGAAGGCGAGGCGGACCGGCGACTGGGTTCCGAGCACCGGCTGACCGCCCGGCACGTCGACCCGCACGAGATCGACATGGTCAACGCAGCCCTGTACCTACGCCGCCCGCTCTTGGTGACCGGCCGTCCAGGCAGCGGCAAGTCGAGCCTGGCGTACCGAGTCGCCCGCGAACTGAGGCTCGGCCGGGTGCTGCGATGGCCCATTACCTCCCACACCACGCTCAAAGCAGGTCTCTACAGCTACGACGCGATCGGCCGTGCCCAGGCGGCCGGCGCCCGGGCGGTCACCGACCGGCGGGAGGGTGACCAGGAACCGCCGATCGGCGAGTACCTCCGGCTCGGCGAGCTCGGCACGGTCTTCCTGCCGCGCCGGCAACCACGCGTGCTCCTGATCGACGAATTGGACAAGAGTGAAGCCGACCTGCCCAACGACCTGCTCAGCTTGTTCGAAGACGGCGAGTTTGCGATCCCCGAGCTGGTGCGGATGCGCAGCCGCAGCCGTGAAGTCGAGGTCTTCACGGCCGACCCGGACGCGACGGCCACGGTCGCCGACGGCCGGGTCCGGTGTGCAGCGTTCCCCTTCGTCGTGATCACCAGCAACGGCGATCGAGACTTCCCACCCGCCTTCCTGCGCAGATGTCTCCGGCTCGAAATCCAGGACCCGGACATCGAACAGCTGTCGGCCATGGTGGCGGCGCACGCGCTCGACCCGAGCGACACTCACCGGTCGCGCATCATCGAGGAGTTCGTCAGCCGCAGCGAAGCGTACGGTGGCCTGCCGGTGGACAAGCTCCTCGAAGCGGTCTACCTGGCGACTTCGGGTGCCTACCACGAAGAAGGCGATTCATGGCCGCGGCTGATGGACGCGCTTTGGCGGCAGCTGAACTCCGTGGTGCCGTGA
- the fxsT gene encoding FxSxx-COOH system tetratricopeptide repeat protein, whose amino-acid sequence MPGTPGGPEDHDLTAREVADGLWLMAAIAANTTEPPPPAEPPLSPRRPEPLEIGRAHPPPMEEPEHAGVGPPPELPELPESDPIRTGTGTGTGQGAPAAGGLPGREGAPTPGAASPLPDIGRLVRAFRAFKRKVPSTRPEDVELDEEQTAEASAEAGMWLPVTKRKRQPWLDLTLVVEQAPSMALWAPTVAAFVTLCQRRLGVFRSVQVRLLETGKAGRAEGGMVLEPVLRGGTPESPVRGAGEPVGSSGRRVMLVLTDGISDAWHRDLVQPLIARWGRKVPVAIVHLLPRRLWVRGGVDAQNAEITTKGPVRPNDSYRVRLTDLLSDGLERAELTGDSIAVPVLELEERWFRRWAEVVTGRADEPRKCSVMVVRDRPAVSVPESSDNPEPSKNEVTAQDRVRDFHSRASPSAFRLVTLLAAVPVDIEVASAVQEEMLPGSGPDHLIEVFTSGLLQNDGTRQPWERTTPWEFSGQTRRVLLSGARRSDTAHAVRVASRRIGGQNPVLARLQAALVDPDSTPDPEPETATSEEIALERDVMSALSGPYLSRADRLSRLAKRGRLARPDRLDQFAWAAEPSKVGGDNVARVSEVLAGELTGTPGETTADQGSQEPVELASTGEKPVTAEKASVVASVGASTSRQVRRSGEEVPPIWGAIPPPNPNFTGRGELLAQLSEKLGAGTTAVLPAALHGMGGIGKTQMATEYIYRHLQDYDIVWWIQATRPTQIHASLTELAQHLRLPGASEANTAVPAVKEALRLGRPYRRWLLVFDSAEDPDMVRPFFPVGGPGDILVTSRNPNWSAMARPLEVAVFERSESKMLLSRRGPQLDDTDADRISEKLGDLPLAIEQAAAWLAETGMTAREYLRLFDEKVAEILDTSNPQDYETSVAAAWNVSFDQLSVSSPAAHQLLQVCAFFAPEPVSRSLFAGVRGLTVSPELDFALRDPIKLGRAVRDINRFGLAKIDHRTDTILLHRLVQLVLRNRMTEQQRNEMRHGAHELLANLDPRDPGSPRQWQRYQEVLPHIYDAELIECTDQWVRQLVINLMQFLYHWGDHEGAVTLAERAVRAWERDRLERHGRGEAPIEDPPMQELEASERLAFYLWAVGRYADAEQISKATYDRYRESIGADREETLNAALTYALILKTRGDFAEAAQRNEEIFVKARGLFGNDDPLTLSAANDYVAALLLVGKYGQANELAAETYRRCVEVFGYDNASTVTMQVLMVIARRELGDYPWARIEQQQITDRVEQLYGEDSISTLRRKYHLAVACRKDGDHDEARKISEDALRRFRIRYGDKHPNALACALGYSIDLRHAHDFARARELGEEVFDLYRENLGEKHPHTLSAALDLGVTLRLSGDPSSARVLDERSLEEFRIQLGEDHPHTIVCAIDVASDLAALDRVEEAAERDAELLDRSRRVLGEDHPTTLAVQLNRSLDLRTLGRSEEADELYEDVMSRYRHVLGEAHPGTIAASKEVRADCDIDPMPL is encoded by the coding sequence ATGCCGGGCACCCCGGGAGGTCCGGAGGACCACGACCTGACAGCGCGGGAGGTTGCCGACGGCTTGTGGCTGATGGCCGCCATCGCCGCGAACACGACCGAGCCACCGCCTCCCGCGGAGCCACCCCTGTCTCCACGCCGCCCCGAGCCGCTCGAGATCGGCCGGGCGCATCCTCCTCCGATGGAGGAACCCGAGCACGCCGGAGTCGGGCCCCCGCCTGAACTGCCCGAACTGCCCGAATCCGACCCGATCCGGACCGGGACCGGGACCGGGACCGGCCAGGGTGCCCCGGCCGCGGGCGGCCTGCCGGGAAGGGAGGGAGCGCCGACGCCTGGCGCCGCTTCGCCGTTGCCCGACATCGGCAGGCTCGTGCGCGCCTTCCGGGCCTTCAAACGCAAGGTGCCTTCGACACGCCCGGAGGACGTCGAGCTCGACGAGGAGCAGACCGCCGAGGCCAGCGCCGAAGCGGGGATGTGGCTCCCGGTCACCAAGCGGAAGCGGCAGCCGTGGCTGGACCTGACGCTCGTGGTCGAACAGGCGCCGTCGATGGCGCTGTGGGCGCCGACCGTCGCGGCGTTCGTGACGCTGTGCCAGCGGCGGCTCGGCGTCTTCCGGTCGGTCCAGGTGCGGCTCCTGGAGACGGGGAAGGCCGGGCGAGCCGAAGGCGGCATGGTCCTGGAGCCGGTGCTGCGCGGCGGAACCCCGGAAAGCCCCGTGCGGGGCGCGGGCGAGCCCGTCGGCTCCTCCGGGCGCCGCGTGATGCTCGTGCTGACGGACGGGATCAGTGATGCCTGGCACCGGGATCTGGTGCAGCCGCTGATCGCCCGCTGGGGCCGCAAGGTCCCGGTCGCGATCGTCCACCTGCTGCCGAGGCGGCTGTGGGTACGAGGGGGCGTCGACGCTCAGAACGCCGAAATCACGACGAAGGGTCCGGTCCGGCCCAACGACTCGTACCGGGTCCGCCTGACCGACCTGCTGTCCGACGGTCTCGAGCGAGCGGAACTGACCGGGGACTCGATCGCGGTCCCCGTGCTGGAACTGGAGGAACGCTGGTTCCGCAGGTGGGCGGAGGTCGTCACCGGCCGAGCGGACGAGCCGCGGAAATGCTCGGTCATGGTGGTTCGCGACCGTCCGGCGGTATCTGTCCCTGAATCGAGTGACAATCCGGAGCCGTCGAAGAATGAGGTCACCGCTCAGGATCGGGTGAGAGATTTTCACAGCCGAGCTTCGCCATCGGCATTTCGGCTGGTCACGCTCTTGGCGGCGGTTCCGGTCGATATCGAAGTGGCGTCGGCGGTGCAGGAGGAAATGCTCCCAGGATCAGGTCCCGATCACCTGATCGAGGTATTCACAAGCGGGTTGCTCCAAAACGACGGGACCCGGCAACCATGGGAGAGGACGACGCCATGGGAATTTTCCGGCCAGACGAGGAGGGTCTTGCTCAGCGGGGCACGAAGGTCGGATACTGCCCATGCGGTCCGTGTGGCGTCGCGGCGGATCGGCGGCCAGAACCCTGTGCTGGCAAGGCTCCAGGCGGCTCTCGTGGATCCCGATTCGACACCGGACCCGGAACCCGAGACGGCGACGAGTGAGGAGATAGCTCTCGAACGAGACGTGATGAGTGCCCTGTCGGGCCCGTACCTCTCCAGAGCCGACCGGCTGAGCAGACTGGCAAAACGAGGAAGACTAGCAAGGCCGGATCGACTGGATCAGTTTGCATGGGCCGCCGAACCGAGTAAAGTCGGCGGCGATAATGTGGCGCGCGTGAGTGAGGTATTGGCTGGGGAGCTCACAGGGACCCCTGGCGAGACAACTGCGGACCAGGGGAGTCAAGAGCCGGTGGAACTAGCTTCAACCGGTGAAAAGCCGGTCACCGCCGAGAAGGCGAGCGTGGTGGCCAGTGTCGGCGCGTCTACCTCACGTCAAGTACGGCGTTCGGGTGAAGAGGTACCCCCGATCTGGGGTGCAATTCCACCCCCCAACCCCAATTTCACCGGTCGTGGCGAACTACTGGCCCAGTTGAGTGAAAAACTGGGTGCGGGCACGACGGCCGTCCTGCCTGCCGCTTTGCACGGGATGGGTGGCATCGGCAAGACCCAGATGGCCACCGAGTACATCTACCGGCACCTGCAGGACTACGACATCGTCTGGTGGATCCAGGCCACGCGGCCGACCCAGATCCACGCGTCGCTCACGGAGCTGGCCCAGCACCTCCGCCTGCCGGGGGCGTCCGAGGCCAACACCGCGGTGCCCGCGGTGAAGGAAGCGCTGCGGCTCGGCCGGCCGTACCGGCGATGGCTGCTGGTTTTCGACTCGGCGGAAGACCCGGACATGGTCCGGCCCTTCTTCCCGGTCGGCGGTCCAGGGGACATCTTGGTGACATCGCGCAACCCGAACTGGTCGGCCATGGCGCGTCCTCTGGAGGTGGCCGTGTTCGAGCGCAGCGAAAGCAAGATGCTGCTGAGCCGGCGCGGCCCCCAATTGGATGACACGGACGCCGATCGCATCTCCGAGAAGCTGGGCGACCTGCCGCTGGCCATCGAGCAGGCGGCGGCATGGCTTGCCGAGACCGGGATGACCGCCAGGGAATACCTCCGGCTGTTCGACGAGAAGGTTGCGGAGATCCTTGACACCTCGAATCCGCAGGACTATGAGACTTCGGTCGCGGCGGCGTGGAACGTATCGTTCGACCAGCTGAGTGTGAGCAGCCCGGCCGCGCACCAGTTGTTGCAGGTCTGCGCGTTCTTCGCGCCCGAACCGGTGTCGCGCAGCTTGTTCGCCGGAGTCCGCGGGCTCACGGTGTCGCCAGAACTCGACTTCGCACTGCGTGATCCGATCAAGCTGGGCCGCGCTGTTCGCGACATCAACCGGTTTGGCCTCGCGAAGATCGACCACCGGACCGACACCATTCTGCTGCACCGGCTCGTGCAGTTGGTCCTCCGGAACCGCATGACGGAGCAGCAGCGCAACGAAATGCGCCACGGCGCACACGAGCTGCTGGCGAACCTCGACCCGAGAGACCCGGGATCACCCCGTCAGTGGCAGCGCTACCAGGAAGTGCTGCCCCACATCTACGACGCCGAGCTGATCGAGTGCACGGACCAGTGGGTGCGGCAGCTGGTGATCAACCTGATGCAGTTCCTCTACCACTGGGGGGACCACGAGGGCGCGGTCACGCTCGCGGAACGCGCGGTGCGGGCGTGGGAGCGGGATCGGCTCGAACGGCATGGCAGGGGTGAAGCACCCATCGAAGACCCGCCGATGCAGGAGCTGGAGGCTTCCGAGCGGCTGGCGTTCTACCTGTGGGCAGTGGGGCGCTACGCCGACGCGGAGCAAATCAGCAAGGCTACTTACGACCGTTACCGGGAGTCGATCGGTGCCGACCGGGAAGAGACGCTCAACGCCGCACTGACCTACGCGCTGATCTTGAAGACGAGAGGTGACTTCGCGGAAGCTGCCCAGCGGAACGAAGAGATCTTCGTCAAGGCGCGTGGCTTGTTCGGGAACGACGACCCGCTCACGCTGAGTGCAGCCAACGACTATGTCGCGGCGTTACTCCTGGTTGGGAAGTACGGGCAGGCGAACGAACTGGCCGCGGAGACCTACCGCCGGTGCGTGGAGGTCTTCGGCTACGACAACGCGTCGACTGTCACGATGCAGGTCTTGATGGTGATCGCCCGGCGCGAGCTGGGCGACTACCCGTGGGCGAGGATCGAACAGCAGCAGATCACCGATCGGGTCGAGCAGCTGTACGGCGAGGACAGCATCAGCACCCTCCGCCGCAAGTATCACCTCGCGGTCGCGTGCCGGAAGGACGGCGATCACGACGAGGCCCGCAAGATCTCCGAGGACGCACTCCGCCGGTTCCGGATCCGGTACGGCGACAAACACCCGAACGCACTGGCGTGTGCTCTCGGGTATTCGATCGACCTGCGGCACGCTCACGACTTCGCCAGGGCCCGTGAACTGGGGGAGGAGGTCTTCGATCTCTATCGTGAAAACCTCGGAGAAAAGCACCCGCACACTCTCTCCGCGGCGCTCGACCTCGGGGTGACGCTGCGGCTGTCCGGCGATCCGTCGAGTGCGCGGGTGCTGGACGAGCGGTCGTTGGAGGAGTTCCGGATACAGCTGGGCGAGGATCATCCGCACACGATCGTGTGCGCGATCGACGTCGCGAGTGACCTCGCGGCACTGGATCGCGTCGAAGAGGCCGCCGAGCGTGACGCGGAGCTGCTGGACCGTTCACGCCGGGTCCTCGGCGAAGACCATCCGACAACGCTGGCAGTCCAGCTCAACCGGTCACTGGACCTCAGGACGCTCGGCCGGAGCGAAGAGGCGGACGAGCTGTACGAGGACGTCATGAGCCGCTACCGGCACGTTCTCGGCGAAGCGCATCCCGGCACGATCGCGGCGTCGAAGGAAGTCCGCGCCGACTGCGACATCGACCCGATGCCGCTGTAG
- a CDS encoding AAA family ATPase codes for MSTTELPDRTPEWWIYRGTGHPLQDTHLADRLPPPPPWRDFRRDGEPLGADVPQDDAETDRRLGVQLSFTAGHANRTEVDMVNAALYLRRPLLVTGKPGSGKSSLAYRISRELRLGRVLRWSITSQTTLNSGLYDYDAIGRVQASAALRAGPVETGAEEPPIGDFVRLRELGTAFLPRRLPRVLLVDELDKAESDLPHDLLSIFEDGEFLIPELARDARQSPVAEVFTADPGYTAEIENGVVRCSAFPVVVITSNGERDFPPAFLRRCLRLEMKDPTPAQLAAIVAAHTLDPRQRGVLIEDFVARRAAVGGLPADKLLDAIFLATSGAYQPDDPGWPLLVEALWQQLNQQGH; via the coding sequence ATGAGCACGACCGAGCTTCCTGACCGCACGCCGGAGTGGTGGATTTACCGGGGCACCGGGCACCCCCTGCAGGACACGCACCTGGCCGATCGGCTCCCCCCGCCGCCGCCGTGGCGTGACTTCCGGCGGGACGGCGAACCGCTCGGCGCCGACGTGCCGCAGGACGACGCCGAGACCGACCGGCGCTTGGGCGTGCAACTGAGCTTCACCGCCGGGCACGCCAACCGCACCGAAGTCGACATGGTCAACGCCGCCCTGTACCTGCGCCGTCCCCTCTTGGTGACCGGGAAACCCGGCAGCGGCAAGTCGAGCCTGGCCTACCGGATCTCCCGCGAACTGCGCCTCGGCCGGGTGCTCCGTTGGTCGATCACTTCGCAGACCACCCTGAATTCCGGGTTGTACGACTACGACGCCATCGGACGGGTGCAGGCGTCGGCGGCGCTCCGCGCCGGCCCGGTGGAGACCGGCGCGGAGGAACCACCCATCGGCGACTTCGTCCGGTTGCGCGAGCTGGGAACCGCGTTCTTGCCGCGCCGCCTGCCGCGGGTGCTCCTGGTCGACGAGCTCGACAAGGCCGAATCCGATCTGCCCCACGATCTGCTCTCGATCTTCGAGGACGGCGAATTCCTCATCCCGGAGCTCGCGCGGGACGCCCGCCAGTCGCCGGTGGCCGAAGTGTTCACGGCCGATCCCGGCTACACCGCCGAGATCGAGAACGGCGTCGTCCGCTGCTCGGCGTTCCCCGTAGTCGTCATCACCAGCAACGGGGAGCGGGACTTCCCGCCCGCCTTCCTGCGCCGCTGCCTGCGCCTGGAGATGAAGGACCCGACCCCGGCGCAGCTCGCCGCCATCGTCGCCGCGCACACACTCGACCCGCGGCAGCGCGGAGTGCTCATCGAGGACTTCGTCGCGCGGCGCGCGGCGGTCGGCGGACTGCCGGCGGACAAGCTGCTCGACGCGATCTTCCTGGCGACCTCCGGCGCCTACCAACCCGACGACCCCGGCTGGCCGTTGCTGGTCGAGGCGCTGTGGCAGCAGCTGAACCAGCAGGGCCACTGA
- a CDS encoding effector-associated domain 2-containing protein produces MSTTHGRPQIGIAIRRALVDVLVVAGFADDKSIRTLMVAELRRALDNPFTVPDQLAPRAQLIEIVNGCSGIEEGLPVLADVLEFLRPGTKECTEFRALVDSLPLRDVVSAAEQEKFRRQLEGFSPPGLRAAVRRAARYVVPAPRYADAAEAFFGLADFNAAPGELPPVVAFAVLIAAECDDQLAAQLRKWADGQAHRLRLEDALRELRAHVTPSASGQLHLTIMISPDPVEADLYEISHWRQDDPAEWPPPRGETVWTTSAGLENEVAKVISAAEEAWSTRDAEAVLEFVLPRVLLDLPVHTWNTQRDIGEPQPLYMTYPTVIRSLERMSSRRSHRVWRRRWTAWTEEPSFERVYFCNPEDTEDHRRLDAILSDERWLMAVLTQTPPVSPIPGRDELFAALRAGLPVIVWHPTVSSEVVREVVAWLAGSDDLGNLPALTRKHRLDALGNRSSSPDDGVIGDLVVLWDDPSRTLPLGDGGNGPAGGGGADEHDRAS; encoded by the coding sequence GTGTCGACAACGCATGGGCGCCCCCAAATCGGCATAGCGATTCGCCGGGCACTCGTCGACGTGCTGGTGGTCGCCGGCTTCGCCGATGACAAGTCGATCCGCACATTGATGGTCGCGGAGCTCCGAAGAGCGCTGGACAATCCGTTCACCGTGCCGGATCAGCTGGCGCCGCGCGCGCAGTTGATCGAAATCGTCAACGGGTGCAGCGGGATCGAAGAGGGGCTGCCGGTACTGGCCGACGTACTCGAGTTCCTCCGGCCGGGTACGAAGGAATGCACGGAGTTCCGCGCTTTGGTGGATTCCTTGCCGTTGCGAGATGTGGTATCGGCGGCGGAGCAGGAGAAATTCCGCCGTCAGCTCGAGGGATTCTCGCCGCCCGGGCTCCGGGCGGCCGTCCGCCGCGCCGCCCGGTATGTCGTACCGGCACCGCGCTACGCGGACGCGGCCGAAGCCTTCTTCGGCCTTGCGGACTTCAACGCCGCCCCTGGGGAGCTGCCACCGGTCGTGGCCTTCGCCGTGCTGATCGCGGCCGAGTGTGACGACCAACTGGCCGCCCAGCTCCGAAAATGGGCTGACGGACAGGCGCACCGCCTTCGGCTCGAAGATGCGCTCCGGGAGCTCCGGGCTCACGTGACGCCGTCGGCGTCGGGGCAGCTGCACTTGACCATCATGATCAGTCCCGACCCCGTCGAAGCGGATCTCTACGAGATTTCGCACTGGCGGCAGGACGATCCCGCCGAGTGGCCGCCACCTCGTGGGGAAACCGTTTGGACGACATCGGCCGGGCTCGAGAACGAAGTGGCGAAAGTGATCTCGGCGGCGGAAGAGGCGTGGTCGACACGCGATGCCGAAGCCGTTCTCGAGTTCGTGCTTCCGCGCGTGCTGTTGGACCTTCCGGTGCACACCTGGAACACGCAGCGTGACATCGGGGAGCCTCAACCGCTGTACATGACTTATCCGACGGTTATTCGTTCACTGGAACGGATGAGTTCCCGGCGTTCGCACCGGGTTTGGCGCCGGAGATGGACGGCCTGGACCGAGGAGCCGTCGTTCGAACGAGTGTATTTCTGCAACCCCGAGGACACCGAAGATCATCGTCGTCTCGACGCGATTCTCAGCGACGAGCGATGGCTCATGGCCGTTCTGACGCAGACACCGCCGGTGAGCCCGATTCCGGGGCGAGATGAGCTTTTCGCCGCTTTGCGCGCCGGACTGCCCGTGATCGTTTGGCACCCGACGGTCTCTTCGGAAGTCGTGCGCGAGGTGGTAGCCTGGTTGGCCGGTAGTGATGATTTGGGGAATTTGCCGGCACTGACCCGCAAGCACCGTCTCGACGCACTGGGAAATCGGTCGTCGTCTCCGGATGACGGCGTCATAGGGGATTTGGTGGTGCTATGGGACGACCCGAGCCGCACGCTCCCCCTCGGCGATGGCGGAAACGGCCCGGCCGGGGGAGGAGGTGCCGATGAGCACGACCGAGCTTCCTGA